The following are encoded in a window of Flavobacterium cupriresistens genomic DNA:
- a CDS encoding ABC transporter ATP-binding protein translates to MIEVKNIEKSFGDSKVLKGVSTVFETGKTNLIIGQSGSGKTVLLKTLLGIHTPDSGTIEFDGRVYSALDPDEKRELRTEIGMVFQGSALFDSMTVAENVAFPLRMFTNDNKIKIKERVDFVLERVNLVDAHQKLPSEISGGMQKRVAIARAIVNNPKYLFCDEPNSGLDPNTSTLIDNLIKEITEEYNITTVINTHDMNSVMEIGENIVFLKKGLKAWQGTKEEIFRTDNKDIVKFVYSSNLFKKVREAYLKG, encoded by the coding sequence ATGATAGAAGTAAAAAACATAGAAAAATCATTTGGAGACAGCAAAGTTTTAAAAGGGGTTTCGACCGTTTTTGAAACCGGAAAGACCAACTTAATCATTGGACAAAGTGGATCCGGAAAAACGGTTTTATTAAAAACATTATTAGGAATTCATACTCCTGACTCGGGAACTATCGAATTTGACGGACGTGTTTATTCGGCATTAGATCCGGATGAAAAAAGAGAACTAAGAACTGAAATTGGAATGGTTTTTCAAGGAAGTGCTTTATTCGATTCGATGACTGTTGCAGAAAATGTAGCGTTCCCTTTGAGAATGTTCACCAATGACAATAAAATAAAAATTAAAGAACGTGTTGATTTTGTTCTGGAAAGAGTAAACTTAGTTGATGCGCATCAAAAACTTCCTTCTGAAATTTCGGGTGGAATGCAGAAGCGTGTGGCTATTGCCCGTGCGATTGTAAACAATCCTAAATACTTGTTTTGTGACGAACCAAACTCCGGTTTGGATCCGAACACCTCAACTTTGATTGACAACCTGATTAAAGAAATTACCGAAGAATACAATATCACAACCGTAATCAATACGCACGATATGAACTCGGTAATGGAAATTGGAGAGAACATCGTTTTCCTCAAAAAAGGACTAAAAGCTTGGCAGGGAACAAAAGAAGAAATCTTCAGAACAGACAATAAAGACATCGTAAAATTTGTTTACTCGTCTAATCTGTTCAAAAAAGTAAGAGAGGCTTATTTAAAAGGGTAA
- a CDS encoding glycosyltransferase, with amino-acid sequence MNYYIVIPAHNEQELIGLTLQSLISQTVLPKKVVVVNDNSTDKTEEIVLEFSKENPFISVVNKTSDAIHMPGSKVIQAFQKGFETLDSDYDIIVKIDGDLIFPPNYFETVITHFQSDARIGMAGGFCYIEKNGDWVLENLTDKDHIRGALKAYRKETFQQIGGLKPAMGWDTVDELLCKFYNWKVVTDASLHVKHLKPTGANYNKTARYKQGEAFFTLGYGFWITAIASAKLSMMKKKPLLFFDYIKGYWKAKTAKTPLLVTPEQAKFIRNYRLQKMKEKLF; translated from the coding sequence ATGAATTATTACATCGTCATTCCCGCGCATAACGAACAAGAACTTATTGGTCTGACTTTGCAGTCTTTGATTTCGCAAACCGTTTTACCTAAAAAGGTGGTGGTTGTAAATGACAATTCTACCGATAAAACAGAAGAAATTGTTTTAGAATTTTCGAAAGAAAACCCATTTATTTCTGTTGTGAATAAAACTTCAGATGCCATACACATGCCCGGAAGTAAAGTAATTCAGGCATTTCAAAAGGGTTTTGAGACTTTAGATTCCGATTACGATATTATTGTAAAAATAGATGGTGATTTGATTTTTCCTCCTAATTATTTTGAAACTGTTATAACACACTTTCAATCGGATGCAAGAATCGGAATGGCCGGAGGATTTTGTTACATCGAAAAAAATGGCGATTGGGTACTTGAAAACCTAACCGACAAAGATCATATTCGTGGTGCCTTGAAAGCGTATCGAAAAGAAACTTTCCAGCAAATAGGTGGATTAAAACCTGCCATGGGCTGGGACACTGTAGACGAGTTGTTATGTAAATTCTATAATTGGAAAGTTGTAACAGATGCGTCCCTACACGTAAAACACCTTAAACCAACCGGGGCAAATTATAACAAAACAGCGCGCTACAAACAAGGCGAAGCTTTTTTTACCCTTGGATACGGTTTTTGGATCACCGCAATTGCATCGGCTAAACTGTCGATGATGAAGAAAAAACCACTTTTATTTTTTGATTATATTAAAGGGTATTGGAAAGCTAAAACTGCCAAAACACCTTTATTAGTCACTCCCGAACAAGCTAAATTTATTAGAAATTATCGTTTACAGAAAATGAAAGAAAAGCTTTTTTAA
- a CDS encoding SDR family NAD(P)-dependent oxidoreductase — protein MKNIIITGTSRGIGYELALQFANAGNKVLAISRKVPKALLEHENVTCLSVDLSNESELYKVEDFLSSTWKKVDALVHNAGALLLKPFAETTQADFESIYKVNVFAVANLTRICLPFLEKGSHVVTISSIGGVRGSLKFAGLAAYSSSKGAVITLTELLAEEYKEQGISFNVLALGSVQTEMLQEAFPGYQAPISAEGMATYIYDFTLNGNKYFNGKVLEVSSTNP, from the coding sequence ATGAAAAATATTATTATAACAGGAACGAGTAGAGGTATCGGTTATGAATTGGCTTTGCAGTTTGCAAATGCCGGTAACAAGGTATTGGCTATTTCCAGAAAAGTACCCAAGGCACTTCTGGAGCATGAAAATGTAACGTGTTTATCAGTCGATTTATCAAACGAGTCAGAATTATATAAAGTGGAAGATTTTCTTTCATCAACCTGGAAGAAAGTGGATGCTTTAGTACATAACGCAGGTGCTTTATTGCTAAAGCCTTTCGCAGAAACCACGCAGGCAGATTTTGAAAGTATCTATAAGGTGAATGTTTTTGCTGTGGCAAATCTTACCCGAATCTGTTTGCCTTTTCTGGAGAAGGGAAGCCACGTCGTAACCATTAGTTCGATTGGTGGTGTTCGTGGTAGTTTGAAATTCGCAGGTTTAGCTGCTTATAGTTCCAGTAAAGGTGCGGTAATTACGTTGACAGAGTTATTGGCGGAAGAATATAAAGAACAAGGGATTTCATTTAATGTATTGGCGTTAGGCTCTGTTCAGACCGAAATGTTACAAGAAGCTTTCCCGGGATATCAGGCACCAATTTCAGCAGAAGGAATGGCCACTTATATTTATGATTTTACCCTAAACGGAAATAAATACTTTAACGGAAAAGTTTTAGAAGTTTCTTCAACGAATCCTTAG
- the gcvP gene encoding aminomethyl-transferring glycine dehydrogenase, with amino-acid sequence MKTDAFALRHIGPRETDLQHMLQTIGVESIEQLVYETLPDDIRLKAPLDLDPAMTEYEFSNHIQQLGNKNKIFKTYIGLGYNQAIVPAVIQRNVFENPGWYTAYTPYQAEIAQGRLEAILNFQTTVIELTGMEIANASLLDEATAAAEAMALLLDVRSRDQKKNNVNKFFVSEEILPQTLSVLETRATPIGVELVIGNHETFDFSTEFFGAILQYPGKYGQVNDYTAFIEKAAASEIKVAVAADILSLVKLTPPGEMGAAVVVGTTQRFGIPLGYGGPHAAYFATKEEYKRSMPGRIIGVTIDTNGNRALRMALQTREQHIKRDKATSNICTAQVLLSVMAGMYAVYHGPKGLQYIADKVHAAAATLANELQKIGVQQLNSAFFDTILVQADAKKVKAVAEAKEVNFYYADENTISISLNETTSISDVNDIIAIFAEALSLQATTISELTEINHFPDSVNRTSAFLEHDVFNKYHSETALMRYIKMLERKDLALNHSMISLGSCTMKLNAAAEMLPLSNPNWNNVHPFAPLDQAQGYQEMLKKLEQQLNVITGFAGTTLQPNSGAQGEYAGLMVIRAYHQSRGDDHRNIALIPSSAHGTNPASAAMAGMKVVVTKTLENGNIDVEDLREKAILHKDNLSCLMVTYPSTHGVFESAIQEITKIIHDNGGQVYMDGANMNAQVGLTNPATIGADVCHLNLHKTFAIPHGGGGPGVGPICVAPQLVPFLPGNPVIPTGGETAITAISAAPWGSALVCLISYGYISMLGAEGLKSATEHAILNANYIKEKLNGHYDTLYSGEMGRAAHEMILECRPFKQKGIEVTDIAKRLMDYGFHAPTVSFPVAGTLMIEPTESENLEELDRFCEAMISIRKEIEAATIEDSNNVLKNSPHTLAMLTTETWDFPYTREQAAFPLEYIAENKFWPSVRRADDAFGDRNLICSCAPIEAYMEN; translated from the coding sequence ATGAAAACAGATGCTTTTGCTTTAAGACACATTGGTCCAAGAGAAACAGATCTTCAACACATGTTACAGACAATTGGAGTTGAATCGATCGAACAACTTGTTTACGAAACCCTTCCAGATGACATTCGTTTAAAAGCACCTTTAGACTTAGACCCTGCGATGACTGAATATGAGTTCTCTAACCATATTCAACAATTAGGTAACAAAAATAAAATCTTTAAAACTTATATTGGTTTAGGATATAATCAGGCGATTGTTCCTGCTGTAATCCAAAGAAATGTTTTTGAAAACCCGGGATGGTATACGGCTTACACACCGTACCAGGCTGAAATCGCACAAGGTCGTTTAGAAGCCATTTTAAACTTTCAAACTACTGTTATCGAATTGACCGGAATGGAAATCGCTAATGCTTCTTTGTTAGATGAAGCAACAGCAGCAGCAGAAGCTATGGCACTGTTGTTAGATGTTCGTTCACGTGACCAAAAGAAAAACAATGTAAATAAATTTTTCGTTTCAGAAGAAATTTTACCTCAAACACTTTCTGTTTTAGAAACTCGTGCAACTCCAATTGGTGTTGAACTAGTAATTGGAAACCATGAAACTTTTGACTTTTCTACTGAATTCTTCGGAGCTATTTTACAATACCCTGGAAAATACGGACAAGTAAATGATTATACTGCTTTTATTGAAAAAGCTGCTGCAAGCGAAATTAAGGTTGCCGTTGCTGCTGACATTTTAAGCTTAGTAAAATTAACTCCTCCGGGAGAAATGGGAGCTGCTGTTGTAGTTGGTACTACACAACGTTTCGGAATTCCGTTAGGATACGGAGGACCACACGCTGCTTATTTTGCAACTAAAGAAGAATACAAACGCAGTATGCCAGGTCGTATCATTGGGGTAACCATTGACACAAACGGAAATCGTGCATTACGTATGGCTTTGCAAACTCGTGAGCAACACATCAAACGTGATAAAGCAACTTCTAACATCTGTACTGCACAAGTATTATTGTCAGTTATGGCTGGAATGTATGCCGTTTACCACGGACCAAAAGGATTACAATATATCGCTGACAAAGTACATGCTGCGGCAGCTACTTTGGCAAACGAATTACAAAAAATAGGCGTACAACAACTGAACTCTGCTTTCTTTGATACTATCTTAGTACAAGCAGATGCTAAAAAAGTAAAAGCGGTTGCTGAAGCTAAAGAAGTAAACTTCTACTACGCTGATGAAAATACAATTTCGATTTCATTAAACGAAACGACAAGTATTTCTGATGTAAATGACATCATTGCCATTTTTGCAGAAGCGCTTTCTTTACAAGCTACCACTATTTCTGAATTAACAGAAATCAATCATTTCCCGGATTCAGTAAACAGAACTTCTGCTTTCTTAGAGCATGATGTTTTCAACAAATACCATTCAGAAACCGCTTTGATGCGTTACATCAAAATGTTAGAGCGTAAAGATTTAGCGTTAAATCATTCGATGATTTCGTTAGGTTCTTGTACGATGAAATTGAATGCTGCTGCTGAAATGTTGCCATTAAGTAATCCAAACTGGAATAATGTTCACCCTTTTGCGCCACTTGACCAAGCACAAGGATACCAGGAAATGTTGAAAAAACTGGAGCAACAATTAAACGTTATTACAGGTTTTGCCGGTACTACTTTACAACCAAACTCTGGTGCACAAGGAGAATATGCAGGACTTATGGTAATTCGTGCGTACCACCAATCACGTGGAGACGATCACAGAAATATCGCTTTGATCCCTTCCTCTGCTCACGGAACAAATCCTGCTTCTGCAGCGATGGCCGGAATGAAAGTAGTGGTTACTAAAACATTAGAAAACGGAAATATCGACGTAGAAGATTTACGTGAGAAAGCCATTCTTCATAAAGACAATTTATCTTGTTTAATGGTAACTTACCCATCTACACATGGTGTGTTTGAAAGTGCTATTCAGGAAATTACAAAAATCATTCACGATAACGGCGGACAAGTTTATATGGACGGTGCGAACATGAATGCTCAGGTTGGATTAACAAATCCTGCTACAATTGGAGCTGACGTTTGTCACTTAAATTTACACAAAACTTTCGCTATCCCTCACGGAGGTGGAGGTCCTGGTGTTGGTCCTATTTGTGTAGCACCACAATTGGTTCCTTTCTTACCTGGAAACCCGGTAATCCCAACAGGAGGAGAAACGGCTATTACAGCTATTTCTGCTGCACCATGGGGATCTGCATTAGTTTGTTTGATTTCTTACGGATACATTTCGATGTTAGGAGCTGAAGGTTTAAAAAGCGCTACAGAGCATGCGATTTTAAATGCCAACTATATCAAAGAAAAATTAAACGGACATTACGATACTTTATATTCAGGAGAAATGGGTCGTGCAGCGCACGAAATGATCTTAGAATGTCGTCCATTCAAACAAAAAGGAATCGAAGTTACCGATATCGCAAAACGTTTAATGGATTATGGTTTCCACGCACCAACAGTATCTTTCCCAGTTGCAGGAACTTTAATGATCGAACCAACTGAAAGTGAAAACTTAGAAGAATTAGATCGTTTTTGTGAAGCTATGATTTCTATCAGAAAAGAAATTGAAGCAGCAACAATCGAAGACAGTAATAATGTATTGAAAAATTCTCCTCACACTTTGGCTATGCTAACAACAGAGACTTGGGATTTTCCTTATACAAGAGAACAAGCTGCTTTCCCATTAGAATACATCGCTGAAAACAAATTCTGGCCTTCTGTTCGAAGAGCAGATGATGCCTTCGGAGACAGAAACCTAATCTGTAGCTGCGCTCCTATTGAAGCATATATGGAAAATTAA
- a CDS encoding helix-turn-helix transcriptional regulator has protein sequence MDNSNDIKRLSRLTAILLQLQTKRLITASELAVKFSVSIRTIYRDIKALEQAGVPIVTEEGKGYTLMEGYRIPPVMFTESEANALITAEQLILKNKDASFVKEYSGAINKIKAVLRNDTKDKANLLSNRVLFRQNIGNDRTSNYLSTLQLTLTNFNLVNISYFSPDNNQTTQRIIEPFAIYSTQENWLLIAFCRLRKEFRSFRLDRIESLFVTNQTFEPHKITFEEYIQSCRKSIPTPLT, from the coding sequence ATGGACAATTCAAATGATATTAAAAGACTTTCAAGACTCACTGCAATTCTCTTACAACTGCAAACGAAACGACTTATCACAGCATCAGAATTGGCTGTAAAATTCTCAGTAAGCATCAGAACCATTTATCGGGACATAAAAGCATTAGAACAGGCCGGTGTTCCCATAGTGACAGAAGAAGGAAAAGGGTATACTTTAATGGAAGGGTACAGAATTCCGCCCGTAATGTTTACCGAAAGCGAGGCCAACGCTTTAATCACAGCCGAACAATTGATTCTGAAAAACAAAGACGCTTCTTTTGTCAAAGAATACTCCGGAGCCATCAATAAGATAAAAGCTGTTTTACGAAACGACACCAAAGACAAAGCTAATTTACTTTCAAACCGGGTACTGTTCAGGCAAAATATTGGCAACGACCGCACGAGCAATTATCTATCGACCCTTCAATTGACATTGACCAATTTTAACCTGGTCAACATAAGCTATTTTTCCCCCGACAATAACCAAACCACTCAAAGAATCATTGAGCCTTTTGCTATTTATTCGACTCAGGAAAATTGGTTACTCATTGCATTTTGCAGATTAAGAAAGGAATTCAGATCCTTTCGCCTAGACCGAATCGAAAGTTTGTTTGTGACGAATCAAACATTTGAACCTCATAAAATCACCTTTGAAGAATATATTCAATCGTGCAGAAAAAGCATTCCCACACCCTTGACATAA
- a CDS encoding SprT-like domain-containing protein, translating to MNETLARYIPEHAVKPVFELIVANQVHLKIVNERQTRHGDYRRGLSGKHEITVNASLNKYRFLITLVHEIAHLVAFEKFGRNIKPHGNEWKYSFQRLMVPFIRPEIFPGHLLPLLARHFKNPSASSDTDTTLSLALKQYDAKDDKNYVFEIPYGSVFRIKNGKVFKKLAVRTKRFECIELSSGKTYLFNPNAEVELLPSGN from the coding sequence TTGAACGAAACTTTAGCCAGATATATACCGGAACATGCTGTAAAGCCTGTTTTTGAATTGATTGTTGCCAATCAGGTTCATCTGAAAATCGTAAATGAGCGTCAAACGCGTCATGGAGATTACAGACGAGGACTGAGTGGTAAACATGAAATCACGGTAAATGCAAGTCTGAATAAGTATCGTTTTTTGATTACGCTGGTTCATGAAATTGCGCATTTGGTCGCCTTTGAAAAGTTTGGACGAAATATAAAACCTCATGGGAATGAATGGAAATATTCGTTTCAACGTTTGATGGTGCCGTTTATTCGTCCCGAAATATTCCCCGGTCATTTGTTGCCGCTGTTAGCAAGGCATTTTAAGAACCCTAGCGCCAGTAGCGATACCGATACTACTTTGTCACTGGCTTTGAAGCAATACGATGCCAAAGATGATAAAAACTATGTTTTTGAGATCCCATACGGAAGTGTTTTCAGAATTAAAAACGGAAAGGTGTTTAAAAAACTTGCCGTACGAACCAAACGTTTTGAATGCATCGAATTAAGTTCCGGAAAAACGTATCTGTTTAATCCAAACGCTGAGGTAGAGTTACTGCCGAGTGGCAATTAA
- a CDS encoding M20/M25/M40 family metallo-hydrolase, with amino-acid sequence MKKLYFLLLPFVLLSCKSTNTTVANTASKSTETAYKVNQTDVSDFLKYLSSDELEGRDTGTEGINKAAVFLEDFLKKNNVKPYFKTYRDTLTNFDSPAFNIVGVLEGTDPELKKEFVVLSAHYDHIGIDKSKQGDNINNGANDDASGVTAVAEMAKYFSKTKSNKRSILIVFFAGEEKGLLGSKSLVQKLKVQNFNLYAQLNIEMIGVPMKRDYLAYITGFDKSNMAQKINEYTGKKTIGFLPKEAEYELFYRSDNYSFYDVFKKPCQSISTFDFENFEFYHHPSDEFKAMDIAHMTAFIQEFLPAVTKITDSKTQEITMTK; translated from the coding sequence ATGAAAAAACTGTATTTTCTTCTTCTTCCATTTGTTTTGCTTTCTTGTAAATCGACTAATACAACTGTAGCCAATACAGCTTCAAAATCAACTGAGACTGCTTATAAAGTAAATCAGACCGATGTTTCGGATTTCCTGAAATATCTTTCTTCTGACGAATTAGAAGGCCGTGATACCGGAACAGAAGGAATCAACAAAGCAGCTGTTTTTCTGGAAGACTTTTTAAAGAAAAACAATGTAAAGCCCTATTTTAAAACCTATCGCGATACATTGACGAATTTTGATTCGCCGGCTTTTAATATTGTTGGAGTTCTGGAAGGTACTGACCCTGAACTTAAAAAAGAATTTGTGGTTTTGAGTGCTCATTATGATCACATCGGTATCGATAAAAGCAAACAAGGAGACAATATAAACAATGGAGCAAACGATGATGCTTCGGGAGTAACCGCTGTGGCCGAAATGGCAAAATATTTCAGTAAAACGAAATCTAATAAACGCAGTATTCTTATCGTGTTTTTTGCCGGAGAAGAAAAAGGATTGTTAGGCTCTAAAAGTTTGGTGCAAAAACTAAAAGTGCAAAACTTCAATTTGTATGCCCAGTTAAATATCGAGATGATCGGGGTACCAATGAAAAGAGATTATTTGGCTTACATCACCGGTTTTGATAAATCGAATATGGCACAAAAAATAAATGAGTATACAGGTAAAAAAACAATTGGTTTCCTTCCGAAAGAAGCAGAATATGAATTGTTTTACAGATCTGATAACTATTCGTTTTATGACGTTTTCAAGAAGCCTTGTCAGTCCATAAGTACTTTTGATTTTGAGAATTTTGAGTTCTATCATCACCCTTCAGATGAATTCAAAGCGATGGATATTGCACACATGACTGCCTTCATACAAGAATTTCTTCCTGCTGTAACTAAAATTACCGATTCTAAAACACAAGAAATTACCATGACTAAATAA
- a CDS encoding MlaE family ABC transporter permease, giving the protein MMLIRYLSQIGKYFLMLKEIFNKQTKWPVMKKLIFKEIDDLIIDSLGIVCFISFFIGGVVAIQTALNLTNPLIPKYLIGFATRQSVILEFAPTFISVIMAGKMGSYITSSIGTMRVTEQIDALEVMGVNSLNYLVFPKIVALLMYPFVIGISMFLGVFGGWLACAYGGFSTSQDFIQGAQMEFIPFHITYAFIKTLIFAMLLATIPSFHGYYMKGGALEVGKASTVSFVWTSVCIILFNYILTQLLLG; this is encoded by the coding sequence ATGATGCTCATTCGTTATTTATCCCAAATAGGAAAATATTTTTTAATGCTGAAAGAAATTTTCAACAAACAGACCAAATGGCCTGTAATGAAAAAATTAATCTTCAAAGAAATAGACGATCTAATTATTGACTCTCTCGGAATTGTATGTTTTATCTCTTTCTTTATTGGAGGGGTTGTTGCCATTCAGACCGCATTAAATTTAACTAATCCGTTAATTCCAAAATATTTAATTGGTTTTGCTACACGTCAATCCGTAATTCTGGAGTTTGCTCCTACTTTTATTTCTGTTATTATGGCAGGAAAAATGGGGTCTTATATCACTTCCAGTATTGGTACAATGCGTGTTACAGAGCAAATCGATGCGTTGGAAGTTATGGGGGTTAATTCCTTAAACTATCTTGTTTTCCCTAAAATAGTAGCCTTATTAATGTATCCTTTCGTAATCGGAATTAGTATGTTTTTGGGTGTTTTTGGAGGATGGCTTGCTTGTGCTTATGGAGGATTCTCAACCAGTCAGGATTTTATTCAGGGTGCTCAAATGGAATTTATTCCCTTTCATATTACTTATGCTTTTATCAAAACTTTGATTTTTGCCATGTTATTAGCTACAATCCCTTCTTTTCATGGTTACTATATGAAAGGTGGTGCACTTGAAGTTGGTAAAGCTAGTACGGTATCGTTTGTATGGACATCGGTTTGTATTATTCTTTTTAATTACATATTAACTCAATTATTATTAGGATAA
- a CDS encoding 3-oxoacyl-ACP synthase III family protein: protein MKIKIIGIGSYIPNKEVSNTDFDKHVFLNEDGTPFAYPNEVVIKKFKGITGIENRRYAEDQHTSSDLAFFAAERAIENAKIDPETLDYIIFAHNFGDVKSGTHQTDILPSLATRVKNKLGIKNPKCVAYDILFGCPGWIEGVLQANAFIKSGMAKRVMVIGAETLSRVVDDHDRDSMIYSDGAGVSILEASDDETGLLSYESATFANDEANFLYFGKSYNADLDPDIKYIKMYGRKIYEFALSQVPCAMKSCLDKSGIAIDDVKKILIHQANEKMDEAIIDRFYKLYDKTAPKDIMPMSIHDLGNSSVATVPTLYDLLIQGKIENHEINKGDVVIFASVGAGMNVNAFVYRY from the coding sequence ATGAAAATTAAAATAATAGGTATCGGAAGTTACATTCCGAATAAAGAAGTAAGCAATACAGACTTTGACAAACATGTTTTTTTGAATGAAGACGGAACTCCTTTTGCTTATCCAAATGAAGTAGTAATTAAAAAATTTAAAGGAATAACGGGAATCGAAAATCGTCGTTATGCTGAAGATCAACATACCTCATCAGATTTAGCGTTTTTTGCTGCTGAAAGAGCCATTGAAAATGCTAAGATCGATCCTGAAACTTTAGACTATATCATCTTTGCGCATAATTTTGGTGACGTAAAATCCGGAACACACCAAACGGATATTTTACCAAGTTTAGCGACACGCGTAAAAAATAAATTAGGGATTAAAAACCCAAAATGTGTTGCCTACGATATTCTTTTTGGATGTCCAGGCTGGATTGAAGGCGTACTTCAAGCCAATGCTTTTATCAAATCCGGTATGGCAAAACGCGTAATGGTGATTGGTGCAGAAACTTTATCAAGAGTGGTTGACGATCATGACCGTGACTCAATGATTTATTCTGACGGTGCAGGAGTTTCAATCCTGGAAGCTTCTGACGATGAAACGGGATTGCTATCGTACGAAAGCGCTACTTTTGCTAACGATGAAGCCAATTTTTTATACTTTGGAAAATCATACAATGCTGATTTAGATCCGGACATTAAATACATTAAAATGTACGGCCGTAAAATTTATGAATTTGCTCTAAGTCAGGTACCTTGTGCCATGAAAAGCTGTTTAGATAAAAGCGGTATTGCAATTGATGATGTCAAAAAAATCCTGATTCACCAAGCAAACGAAAAAATGGACGAAGCGATTATAGATCGTTTTTACAAATTATACGATAAAACAGCTCCCAAAGACATCATGCCAATGAGCATACATGATCTTGGAAACAGCAGTGTGGCAACGGTACCTACACTCTATGATCTTTTGATACAAGGAAAAATAGAAAATCACGAAATAAACAAAGGCGACGTGGTAATCTTTGCTTCAGTTGGAGCAGGAATGAACGTTAATGCATTTGTGTATCGCTATTAA
- a CDS encoding class I SAM-dependent methyltransferase, with the protein MYEKTFPNKRFKLTLEFLQKHITTAETILDLGVENPFSKIMKEAGFAVKNTTGEDLDLDQTVLKNEKTDVVTAFEIFEHLLNPFTILNEIKSDKLLISIPMRLWFSPAYRSKTDMWDRHYHEFEDWQLDWLLEKAGWKIIDRQKWTNPVKKFGIRPLLRSFTNRYYIVYAERA; encoded by the coding sequence ATGTACGAAAAAACGTTTCCAAATAAAAGATTCAAACTTACTTTAGAATTTTTACAAAAACACATTACTACAGCTGAAACAATTTTGGATTTAGGAGTAGAAAATCCTTTTTCTAAAATCATGAAAGAGGCTGGATTTGCAGTCAAAAACACTACCGGAGAAGATTTAGATTTAGACCAAACTGTTTTAAAAAACGAAAAAACGGATGTTGTAACGGCATTCGAAATCTTCGAACATTTATTGAATCCGTTTACTATTTTAAACGAAATAAAATCAGATAAACTGCTAATTTCTATTCCAATGCGTTTGTGGTTTTCCCCGGCATACCGTAGCAAAACCGATATGTGGGACAGACACTACCACGAGTTCGAAGACTGGCAGCTGGACTGGTTACTGGAAAAAGCAGGCTGGAAAATTATCGACAGACAAAAATGGACTAATCCTGTAAAGAAATTTGGTATACGACCACTACTTCGCAGTTTTACCAATAGATATTATATTGTTTATGCTGAAAGAGCATAG